The proteins below are encoded in one region of Homo sapiens chromosome 2, GRCh38.p14 Primary Assembly:
- the CARF gene encoding calcium-responsive transcription factor isoform 8 (isoform 8 is encoded by transcript variant 16), giving the protein MEQEKAFNMLKKNLVDAGGVLRWYVQLPTQQAHQYHELETPCLTLSPSPFPVSSLEEEETAVRDENCALPSRLHPQVAHKIQELVSQGIEQVYAVRKQLRKFVERELFKPDEVPERHNLSFFPTVNDIKNHIHEVQKSLRNGDTVYNSEIIPATLQWTTDSGNILKETMTVTFAEGNSPGESITTKVETNQTRGSLSPEPTHLLSSLSSFQPKIFTQLQGLQLQPRYTSPDESPAVVSVNNQPSSSPSGLLDTIGSAVMNNNSLLLGQSHSLQRDTCLTQNNSTASTMGNLPEPDQNLVAMDELVEVGDVEDTGNLEGTVHRILLGDVQTIPIQIIDNHSALIEENPESTISVSQVKQEPKEPALSMEAKKTVDYKKLSAT; this is encoded by the exons ATGGAGCAGGAGAAAGCTTTTAACATGCTAAAGAAGAACTTGGTAGATGCTGGTGGTGTTCTTAG GTGGTATGTACAGTTACCTACACAGCAAGCTCATCAGTATCATGAATTAGAGACTCCctgcctcactttgtcaccttcTCCTTTTCCTGTGTCTTCTCTTGAAGAAGAGGAAACTGCAGTTAGAGATGAGAATTGTGCATTACCCTCACGTTTACATCCTCAAGTAGCACATAAGATTCAAGAATTAGTATCACAGGGAATAGAACAAGTGTATGCAGTAAGGAAACAGCTAAG aaaatttgTGGAAAGGGAACTGTTCAAACCCGATGAGGTACCTGAAAgacataatttatctttttttccaactgtaaatgatataaaaaatcACATCCATGAGGTACAGAAATCCTTGAGAAATGGAGATACGGTATATAACTCAGAGATTATTCCAGCAACG CTTCAATGGACTACAGACAGTGGGAATATTCTCAAAGAGACCATGACAGTTACATTTGCAGAAG GAAATTCACCAGGAGAATCAATTACCACCAAAGTGGAAACAAATCAGACCAGGGGTTCTTTGTCTCCTGAGCCAACCCACTTGCTCTCCTCACTCTCCTCATTTCAGCCCAAAATATTTACACAACTACAG GGTTTGCAGTTACAACCAAGGTACACCTCTCCTGATGAATCACCAGCTGTGGTATCAGTAAATAACCAGCCGTCCTCTAGTCCTTCAGGACTTCTGGATACAATAGGAAGTGCTGTAATGAATAATAATTCTCTACTGCTTGGTCAAAGTCATAGCCTTCAAAGAGATACATGCTTAACCCAAAACAATAGTACTGCCTCCACCATGGGTAACCTTCCAGAACCAGATCAAAATCTAGTTGCAATGGACGAGCTGGTAGAAGTTGGAGATGTTGAGGATACAGGGAATCTGGAAGGAACTGTTCATCGGATTCTGTTGGGAGATGTGCAGACTATTCCAATACAGATTATAGACAACCACTCAGCTCTTA ttgaagaaaatCCAGAAAGTACCATTTCTGTGAGCCAAGTTAAACAAGAACCCAAAGAACCAGCATTGTCTATGGAAGCAAAAAAAACTGTGGACTATAAGAAATTATCTGCTACATAA